The following is a genomic window from Bacillota bacterium.
TGGTGATCATTGGCGGGGAAGGGACGCTCATCGGGCCCATCCTCGGGGCCGTGCTCGTAACTCTCCTCCCCGAGGTCCTGCGAGTGGCCGACAACTTCCGCCTCGTGATATTCGGGCTCATACTCCTGCTGACCATCATTTACGCGCCGTCGGGAGTGGTGGGTCTGGCCCGCGCCGCGCTCCGCAAACGAGGGGGCGAGCAACTTGCCTAGCCAGCTTCTCCAGGTAACCGGCTTGACAGTCAGGTTCGGAGGCCTAGTCGCAGTCGACGACGTCAGCTTCTCCGTTCCGGAGGGAAGCGTCACCGGGTTGATAGGTCCCAACGGAGCGGGGAAGACGACCATATTTAACGCGCTCACCGGTTTCCTTGTGCCGAGCGGCGGGCGCGTGGTCTTCGCAGGACAGGACGTCACGCGGCGCAAACCACACCAGCTCGCTGCGCTGGGCATGGTTCGAACCTTTCAGCATACGAGCCTCTTTCCGGACCTCACCGTTCGCGAGAATATATGGACAGCCATGCACCTAAGGCTGCCCGACACTCTATGGAAAGTGCTCGCGAGCCTGCCCCGGCGCTCTGTATCCATCGAGAGGCAGGTCGACGAGATCCTTGATCTCCTTGAGCTTCGGGACCGCGCGGAACAGACCGCGGCCAGCCTGCCGTACGGGGAACAGCGGAAGCTCGAGATCGCCCTGGCGCTGGCGGTGAAGCCGCGGCTGCTGCTCCTCGACGAGCCCGCGGCAGGCATGAATCCCGAGGAGGCCCAGCGGCTCACCGAAACCATCGAGCGGCTGCGAGGTCTGGGCGTGACCGTGCTTCTCGTGGAGCATAACATGCGCCTCGTGATGGGTGTGTGCGACTTCCTGCACGTCATCGAGCACGGGCGCAAGATAGCCGAGGGCCCACCGGCACAGGTAGCTCGAGATCCGCGCGTGATCGAGGTGTATCTTGGGAGGAGAGGCGCCAATGCTTGAGATTCGCGATCTCACTGTGAATTACGGACGCGTGCGGGCCCTAGACAGGTTGAGCCTGACGGTGCGGGAAGGGGAGATCGTAGCCCTTGTGGGCGCGAACGGCGCCGGGAAGAGCACCCTTCTGAAGGCCATCTCCGGCTTGGTGAGGCCTGCGGGCGGCGGCATCGTCTTCCTGGGCCGAAAAATCGACGGGCTTTCGGCCCACGAGATAGTCAAAGCCGGGATCGCTCACGTGCCAGAGGGACGCCGCGTTTTCCCCGATCTCACCGTCAGAGAAAACCTCATCCTAGGGGCTTTCACCCGAAATGACCGGGAGGTCGAAGCGGATATAGAGCGGATCTATGGGTACTTCCCGGTCCTGGGGGAGCGCCGATCGCAGCTCGCGGGCACGCTGTCAGGCGGAGAGCAACAGATGCTCGCCATAGGCCGGGGCCTCATGAGCCGCCCCAAACTGATGATGCTGGACGAGCCCATGCTCGGTCTCGCGCCCGTGATGGTGGACCGGGTGGCGGACATCGTGCGGCAGCTCCACGAACTCGGCATCGCCGTGCTCCTGGCGGAGCAAAACACCAATGTTGCCCTGAGCGTGGCACACCGGGGCTATGTCGTGGAGACCGGGCGCGTTACGGCGGAGGGCGATGCGGCGGATCTCGCCAACGATCCAGCGGTGCGCGAGGCTTACCTCGGAGTCTCCGCCTCCCAATAGCAACGCCGAGCGCACGGACAGGGATGCAGGCCACGCCGCGCCGGCCGAGTCAGTCGCAGTGCTTGGGAGGTCCAGACCGGGCGGTAGCAGCCCGCTGGCCGGCTGGACGATTCCCCTCCAGTTGTTAGGACATCCCGTCACATCCTGGCGCCCCCGCCGATCGCGCGGGCGTTTGGCTTGCTGCCGAGCATCACAATAGCGCGCAAGCGGAGCCAAAGCTCGCAGCGGTACGGAGGTACACGGAGACTAGAGCGCCGGTATGAGCGCCTTCGTAACAATGCCTACAGCGAGGGCGATGCACGCGCTCGTGAGCGTGCCCACGAGGTAGTACTCCGCGAACCTCATGTCGTTGAGCTCCTGGAAGCGCGCGAGCGACTTCGCCGTGAGCACGAACGCTATCGACGGGAGGGCGTCCACGAGCACGAGCGTGAGCATGAGAGCCCTCTCCACCATGCCGATGTAGCGGCCGGCGCTCGTGGCGAGGCGTGGCTCCACGCCGATGGAGAACGCGTCGAGCACGCGCCGCACGAAGACCGCCCCCGCCAACACGGCGACGACGTACGCGATCGCCACGATCAGCACGCGGTCAAGCGATATGGCGACGGCTTGCCCTGCGGCGCCGAGGGCCGCCACTGTCTTGGGGAGGAGCAGGCCCTTATAGAACCACACTACCTTTTCGGAAGGGCGCATCATGCGCGCAGGCGTGAGCTCCAGCACGGCAAGCAGCACGGCCACGTGCGCGCACTGGTCGGCCACAAAGAGGCCTAACGCGCGTCCTGGGGAGGCGCCGCGGTCAGCAGCGTTCTTGCACCAATCTATGATGGTGTGAGCGGCGGCTACCGCCGCGGCCAGAAAGACCGCCGTGGCCAAGCCGTACGGGTGGAAGGCGACGGCCGCACACGCAAGCACGACCATGCCGTGGCGCAGGTATCCGCTGATCCTGCGCCTTTCCTTTCGCTCAACCATGTCGCTCGGCTGAAGCATGAAGTCGGCGATCACATGGGCGAGGAGGCCCAGGAGCAGGAACGTCACGCACATCAACCCCTTTAACCCGCTTAACCCCGCCCGGGATGAAACGCGCCGGTTCGCCCTCGCGCAGGTGAACTATTGCTTGGCATACGCCACTTGACCGAGTCGCCGGAGCGCCTCCTCGCCCTGTCTCACGGCAGGCCAGCTCGCGGCCTTGCACCGCTTCTGGACGTTCTGCAGGGCGATCCCGAGCGCCCTGCCTGCGGCCTCGTACGTGCCGAGCCGCTCGTAGCGGTCAATGGCCTCCCACTGCGCGCGGGTCCACCGTCGCTGAATAGCGTCGCTGAGAGCCCAGATAGCGTTGGCCGCCTCATCGAGCAGCGGGTCGCCGCAGCGCGCCGCGGTGCGTGGCACGGTGCCCTTGCCGAGGGACTCCAGCGCCTCGCGGGCCCGCGTGAACGCGGAGCCATTCATGTCCCACGAGGTGATGGAGCCGTCACGCGCGCCCGCCACGCCGGGCATGCCGGGCTCGCTGCTTTCAATCTCGCCGACCCCGACCCCTATCCGGAGCCGCAGCGGCAGGCATGCGAACCTGAGCTGCCGCACCAGCTCGGGTGCTTGAAGCGGCCCGCGGCAGACTGCTTGAATCTCATCGCCGCGAGACAGCGAGAACGTTGTCATCAGGAGGGGATGGGTGATCGCTGCGACCTTGCTCGGCAGGGCAGCGAGGAGATCGCCGGCCCCCCTGGACCGGATTATGTCGGCCGTGATGACGGTTACCAGCTCCAGCTCTTTCACCCCCAGCGACGCGACCGACCTGCTTTCACCTTGGCACCGGTGAGGCTTCCCGGGGCGCGAGCCCTACCTAAGTGTGTCGCCAAAAGTTCGCGCTACATTTCGGCGGGGCGGTCCTGCCCAGGGTTGCCGGTGTTGCCCTCCGGGGACGGCGCGCTTGCGGCGCGCCTCGTTCGAATTCGGCGCTTAAGACAGCCGAATTCTCCACGCCCCGTCGTGCAAGCACCGGCAACCCTAACGCCGTCAAGAAAGGAGACGAAAACTTATGGCGCCATACTTAGGGCCGGCGGCGCGCCGGCCGCGCACTAGCTACGAGCCTCCTGGGATAGGGTTCCTGCGCCATTCCCCGCCCCGCGGACTCCCGGGCCTCCGAATGCCCGGGGGTCGCAAGCGGGCAGAAGTTCCGCGCCGTTCGTAAGCCGGATGTTCGACCCCTAACTTAAATCTTCGACGTTCTGTGGCGAGCCTCCTCCTCCCCCGACCTCCTTCCATCCTTCCTCTGCCTTCCCCGCATTTCGCTGGATGCTCGACTTGTCCACATGCCATCCCGGCCCCGCTGAAGCCCGCGAAACACCGTTGCTGGGGTTGCGCGGATCGGCAGTTACTGGGGAAATCCAACAGGCTCCGCCAGGAGTCCGCGCTACTTGTGGGCGCGGGGGGCCATGGCCAAGG
Proteins encoded in this region:
- a CDS encoding ABC transporter ATP-binding protein, encoding MLEIRDLTVNYGRVRALDRLSLTVREGEIVALVGANGAGKSTLLKAISGLVRPAGGGIVFLGRKIDGLSAHEIVKAGIAHVPEGRRVFPDLTVRENLILGAFTRNDREVEADIERIYGYFPVLGERRSQLAGTLSGGEQQMLAIGRGLMSRPKLMMLDEPMLGLAPVMVDRVADIVRQLHELGIAVLLAEQNTNVALSVAHRGYVVETGRVTAEGDAADLANDPAVREAYLGVSASQ
- a CDS encoding ABC transporter ATP-binding protein, with the protein product MPSQLLQVTGLTVRFGGLVAVDDVSFSVPEGSVTGLIGPNGAGKTTIFNALTGFLVPSGGRVVFAGQDVTRRKPHQLAALGMVRTFQHTSLFPDLTVRENIWTAMHLRLPDTLWKVLASLPRRSVSIERQVDEILDLLELRDRAEQTAASLPYGEQRKLEIALALAVKPRLLLLDEPAAGMNPEEAQRLTETIERLRGLGVTVLLVEHNMRLVMGVCDFLHVIEHGRKIAEGPPAQVARDPRVIEVYLGRRGANA
- a CDS encoding SatD; translated protein: MKELELVTVITADIIRSRGAGDLLAALPSKVAAITHPLLMTTFSLSRGDEIQAVCRGPLQAPELVRQLRFACLPLRLRIGVGVGEIESSEPGMPGVAGARDGSITSWDMNGSAFTRAREALESLGKGTVPRTAARCGDPLLDEAANAIWALSDAIQRRWTRAQWEAIDRYERLGTYEAAGRALGIALQNVQKRCKAASWPAVRQGEEALRRLGQVAYAKQ
- a CDS encoding DUF3307 domain-containing protein, whose amino-acid sequence is MTFLLLGLLAHVIADFMLQPSDMVERKERRRISGYLRHGMVVLACAAVAFHPYGLATAVFLAAAVAAAHTIIDWCKNAADRGASPGRALGLFVADQCAHVAVLLAVLELTPARMMRPSEKVVWFYKGLLLPKTVAALGAAGQAVAISLDRVLIVAIAYVVAVLAGAVFVRRVLDAFSIGVEPRLATSAGRYIGMVERALMLTLVLVDALPSIAFVLTAKSLARFQELNDMRFAEYYLVGTLTSACIALAVGIVTKALIPAL